Proteins co-encoded in one Candidatus Thiodictyon syntrophicum genomic window:
- a CDS encoding helix-turn-helix transcriptional regulator — protein MGKAAAFSALYHSPLNRTERIFRLHALRNDKPRPLARLQEELDTSRATVVRDLAYMKDFMGAPSEYDRATNGYRYRSTEAGFQLPGLWLNESELYALLASERLLEQMQPGLLSPYVGPLRSGIRAVLAHSGHSAASVSERILMAGVGGSGIRPLIRDAERR, from the coding sequence GTGGGCAAGGCGGCTGCGTTTAGCGCACTTTATCACTCACCCCTGAACCGCACCGAACGCATCTTCCGACTGCACGCCCTGCGCAATGACAAACCGCGCCCGCTCGCGCGGCTGCAAGAGGAGCTGGATACGTCGCGGGCCACGGTGGTACGCGATCTGGCCTACATGAAAGACTTCATGGGCGCGCCGAGCGAATACGACCGCGCCACCAACGGCTATCGTTACCGCAGCACCGAGGCCGGGTTCCAACTCCCGGGACTCTGGCTCAATGAAAGCGAACTCTATGCCCTGCTCGCCAGCGAGCGCCTGCTCGAGCAGATGCAACCCGGGCTGCTGTCGCCCTACGTCGGCCCCTTGCGCTCAGGTATCCGCGCCGTGCTGGCGCACAGCGGCCATAGCGCGGCCAGCGTCAGCGAGCGCATTCTGATGGCGGGGGTCGGCGGTTCGGGGATACGTCCATTAATCCGTGATGCCGAAAGGCGTTGA